AGCGAAGGCGTCGAACGCCTGAGTATCTTCGAAGTGGACAGCGAGCGCGCCCGCGCCCTGGTCGACAACCTCAACGCGCATTTCGGCAGCGGCCGTGCCCAGGTGGGTCATGACCTGGCCAGCACCCTGGCTGCCGCCGACGGCCTGGTCAACACTACGCCAGTGGGCATGGCCAAGCTGCCCGGCATGCCCCTGCCCGGCGAACTGCTGCACGGCGGACTCTGGGTCGCGGACATCATCTACTTCCCGCTGGAGACCGAGTTGCTGCGCCAGGCCCGTCAGTTGGGCTGCCGCACCCTCGATGGCACCACCATGGCGGTGTTCCAGGCGGTGAAGGCATTCGAACTGTTCACCGGCCAGGCCGCTGACGCCGAACGGATGATGGCGCACTTCCATTCCATGCCGGCCTGAACCGCGCCGGTCGCGCCCCGTCAAGCTGCGGGGCACGGCCTTGTACTCAACGCTGCAGGTAACGCAGCACCGAGTCGCAGATCATGGTCTTGTGGCGCTGCTTGATCTGTTCGTCAGCCAGTTCGATCTTGAAGATCGCCCCCAGGGTGTGACGATTGGACACGCGATGAAAGCAGAACGAAGTCATCAGCATGTGCAGGTCCACCGCATCCACGCCTTCGCGGAATACCCCACTGGCTTCGCCGCGCCGCAGGATGGCGTCCAGGGTGCGGATGATGTTCAGGCTCTGCGCATGGATGGCCTCGGACTGCTTGACGTTCTCGCCATTGAGGATGTTCTCGTTGCACACGATGCGCACGAAATCGACGTTGCGGTCATGGTGATCGAAAGTGAACTCCACCAGGCGACGGATCGCCGCGTGGGGCTCCAGGTCGTCGAGGTGCAGGTGCCCTTCGGTGGTACGGATGTCGCCGTAGAGCTTCTCCAGCACCTGGACGTAGAGCTCTTCCTTGCTGCCGAAGTAGTAGTAGATCATCCGCTTGGATGTGCGGGTGCGCTCGGCGATGGCATCGACCCGCGCCCCGGACAGGCCACGGGCTACGAATTCGGCGACGGCCGCCTGAAGGATGTCTTCGCGGGTCTTTTCCGGGTTGTTCTTGCGGCTCTTGCGCAGCGTGTCGGCAGGCGGCGCGGCGGAGTCGGTCATTGTATTCATTATTGGCTCACGAGCACGGTTTAGCCGGCGATTATGAAGCCCTGCGCCGGTGCGTGGAAGCCCACCGCCAACGCCCGGTACGTGCCGGGCGGCGGGGGCAGACAAGCGCCCTACAGACGGGCCTTGGGCGCGGCGCCGCTGCGGGCCTTGGCCATGGCGGCCAGGCGCACCGGTACGTTGGCCGCGCCATAGCCAGCGTAGCCGTTCTTGCGCTGGATGATTTCGAAGAAGAAGCGCCCATCGAACGCCTCGGTGTACACGTGAAACAGCTCGCCACCCTGGCTGTCGCGGTCATAAAGGACGTTGTAGTAGGCCAGTTCGCTGAGGAACTCGTCGTCGAAATCCAGGCGCGCCGCCAGGTCGTCATAGTAGTTCAGCGGAATCTCCAGCAGCGGCACACCGGCCTCCTTGGCACGCCGCACCTCGGCGAAGATGTCCTCGCACGAGAACGCGATGTGATGCACGCCAGAGCCGCGATAGGTGGACAGCGCGTGGGAGATGGCCGTGTTGCGGTTCTCCGAGATGTTCAGCGGCAGGCGCACGCTGCTGCAGCGGCTGCGCAGTGCGCGGCTCTTCACCAACCCATAGGGGTCGGGGAGTACCACCTCATCGTCGGCCTCGAAGTCCAGCAGCCCTTTGTAGAACAGCACCCAGCTGTCCAGGCTGTCGGCCGGCAGGGCCATGGCCATGTGGTCGATACGCTGCAGGCTGCCCTGGGGCAGCGCGGCGCTGTCGATGACGAAGTCGCTGTCGTAGATCGACTGCCCCGGCTCGGCGCGGTCCACCAGGTAGATGAGGCTGCCGTCCGGCGCTCGCACCGCTGGCACCTCGCGCTCGTTGGGACCGACCAGGCCGCGATACGGCTGGCCCTTGAAGGCCCGCGCTCGCTCCAGGGCCTGCGGTGCATCCGCGACGCGCAAGGCCGTGGCGCACAGCGACGGGCCATGGGCTTCGAAGAAACCGTGGGCAAAGGAATAGGGCTCGGCGTTGAGCACAATACGGATATCGCCCTGCCCCATGAGCTTCACCGCCTTCGAGCGGTGCTTACCCAACCGGGCGAAACCCAGCCGTTCCAGCCAGCCCTGCAGGCGTGCGCTGTGGTCTTCGTCGACCGCGAATTCGAGAAACTCGATACCGTCCAGCGGGCTGGCCGGCGGCGGATTGAACAGCAGTTGCGGCTCGACCGCCGCGTCCTGCTCGGCCAGCAGTTGACGGGTCTTCTCTTCCAGATAAAGCAGCGAGCGAAAGCCATCGGCGGCATTGGCGCGGGTCGGTGCGGCGCGGAAACCGTCGTTGAACACCTCCAGCGACAGCGGGCCGGTGTAGCCACTGCGCAGGATCGGTGCGAGGAAGCCCGCCAGGTCGAACTCGCCCTGCCCGGGGAAGCAACGGAAGTGCCGGCTCCACTCCAGCACATCCATGGCCAGCAGCGGTGCATCGGCCATCTGCACGAAGAAGATCTTGTCGCCGGGAATCTGCGCGATGGCGCTGGGGTCGCCCTTCAGCGACAGGGTGTGGAAGCTGTCGAGCAAGACACCCAGTGCCGGATGGTCAACGGCCTGCACCAGGTCCCAGACCTGCTGCCAGGTATTCACGTGCCGTCCCCAGGCCAGCGCCTCATAGCCGATGCGCAGGCGCCGGGCATCGGCGCGTTCGGCCAGCAGGTGCAAGTCATCGAGCAGCACGCTGCGCTCGCCCAGGGAGTCAGCGGCGACGTTGCTGCACACCAGCACCAGGTCGGTACCCAGCTCCTGCATCAGGTCGAACTTGCGCTCGGCACGGTCGAGGTTGCGCTGCAGGCGGTCGCGGCGGCAGCCCTCGAAATCGCGGAACGGCTGGAACAGGGTAATGGCCAGGCCCAGGTCGGCGCACATCTGCCGCACGTTACGCGGGCTGCCGTCGTAGTACAGAAGGTCGTTTTCGAAAATCTCGACACCGTCGAAACCGGCCGCGGCGATGGCTTCGAGCTTTTCAGGCAAGGTACCGCTCAGGCAAACGGTGGCAATGGAACGCTGCATATTATTGTACTCCTGGACGAGCGCGGCTCAGGGGCCGCCACTAGATCGCGCCGCCTGCCAGGCCAAGGGCCTGGACGCAGAACGGGCAAGTTTTCAGTATTCGCATGCCGCCTGTCACAGGCAACCTGTTATGTACGAACCGGTTAGTTTTTCGTTCGTTTATCGAACAAAACCCAAAATGCTTGATTGACGGCGATTTGCGCAACGCACAACATCTGTTTCGCAGTGTGACGAATCAGCCTGACCCTTTCGTCTCGTTCTGCCTTGTTTGTCGCTGTGCCCGATGAACCTCCATAACAATTTCAAGAACAGGATACTGCTCATGCGCGCCCTCCCCGACTCTCCCGCACGCACGCTTCCACCCACTGAGACTTCCAACAGACGAACCTGTTCGACCATTTAACTGGTCAACTCGGATCGCCTGCAGCATTCTTGCGCGCTCGCTCCTCGCGTCAGCCCCTGCGCCACGCCCCTGGGTCCAAGGCCCCCGATGGCGACGACACAGAACCGGCCTGACGGTCTGCGGTACAGCGAGTTGTTTCTCAGTCCGGCTGGCGCCCATGGCGCAGTCCTGGAACGGATGATCGAACCATCATGCTCAACACACAGACCAACCCCCTGGCCAGCGCCGCACGCGCCGGCATCGGCGACAAGATCCGCGGCGCCATGGCCGTGGGCAAGACCCGCTGGGGCATGCTCGCCCTGGTGTTTCTCGCCACCACCCTGAACTACATCGACCGCGCCGCCCTGGGTGTCATGCAGCCTATCCTGGCCAAGGAAATGAGCTGGACGACCATGGACTACGCCAACATCAACTTCTGGTTCCAGGTCGGCTATGCCGTCGGCTTCCTGCTGCAGGGTCGCTTTATCGACAAGGTCGGCGTCAAGCGCGCCTTCTTCCTCGCCGTGCTGCTATGGAGCGTCGCCACCGGCGCCCACGGCCTGGCCACCTCGGCAGTCGGTTTCATGGTCTGCCGCTTCATCCTCGGCCTGACCGAAGCGGCCAACTACCCGGCCTGCGTGAAGACCACCCGGCTGTGGTTCCCGGCCGGCGAGCGTGCGGTCGCCACCGGCATCTTCAACGCCGGCACCAACGTCGGTGCGATGATCACCCCCGCCCTGCTGCCCATCATCCTCAGCGTCTGGGGCTGGCAAGCGGCATTCCTGGCCATGGGTTTCCTGGGCCTGTTCTGGGTCGTGGCCTGGCGCCTGAAGTACTACAACCCTGAAGAGCACCCGACCGTCAGCAAGGCCGAGCTGGACTACATCAACCAGGCGAAAGAGCCCGAGCCGGTCAAGGTGCCGTTCTCGCACATTCTCAAGATGCGCGGCACCTGGGCCTTCGCCCTGGCCTACTCGATCACCGCACCGGTGTTCTGGTTCTACCTGTACTGGCTGCCGCCGTTTCTCAACCAGCAATACAGCCTGGGCATCAGCGTGACGCAAATGGGCATCCCGCTGATTCTCATCTGGCTGACCGCCGACTTCGGCAGCATTGGCGGCGGCGTGCTGTCGTCCTGGCTGATCGGTCGCGGCATGAAGCCCAGCAAGGCGCGCCTGGTGTCGATGCTGACCTTCGCCCTGACCATCTGCAGCGTGGTGTTCGCCGCCAACGCCAGCGGCCTATGGGTCGCGGTACTGGCCATCGCCCTGGCGGTCGGCGCGCACCAGGCCTGGACCGCGAACATCTGGAGCCTGGTGATGGACTACACGCCTAAGCACCTGATGAGCACGGTGTTCGGCTTCGGCGGAATGTGCGCGGCGATCGGTGGCATGTTCATGACCCAGATCGTGGGAGCGGTCCTCACCGCCACCAACAATAACTACAGCATTCTGTTCATGCTGATTCCGTCGATGTACTTCATCGCCCTGACCTGGATGTACTTCATGGCACCGCGGGAAGTGCCGGACCTGAAAGACTGATCAACCCGGCAGGCAAGGCAAAGGCCCGGTGGCGAACGTCACCGGGCCTTTGTTTTTGCAGGGCTGCGTGCTGGCCGTTACGCCAATCGAGAATGGGCCGCTCCGATCAGCGCCTCAACGCTTGCGTTGCTGCCAGGCAGCGGCCAGGCCGCTGAGGCAGATGATGGCGATGCCGACCTGCGCATCGAGGGGCGGCATGTGGGAGAACACCAGCCAGCCCAGCAGCCCGGCGAATACGATCTGGCAGTAGCTGAACGGTGCCAGCATCGCCGGCGCGGCGTAGCGGAATGCCTGGGTCAGCAGCAGGTGGGCAGCCATGCCACAGCCGCCCAGGGCGAGCAGGAACGGCCAGTGCTTGAGTTCCGGGGTCACCCAGAAGAACGGCACCAGTGCGCTCATCACCAGGGTATTGAACAGCCCGGCGAAGAAGTTGCTGGTGGTGGGGCTGTCATAGGGGCTGACCAGCCGGGTCAGCAACTGGTACAGGGCAAAGCACAACGCCGAGGACAACGGCAACAGGATCGCCGGGGTGAACAGCTCGCCACCGGGGTGGATGATGATCAGCACCCCGGAAAAGCCGACGATCACCGCGATCCACTGGCCCCGGGTGACCTGCTCGCGCAGCAGCGGCACCGACAGCGCAGTCACCAGCAAGGGCGCCAGGAAGTTGACCGCCGTAGCCTCGGCCTGGGGAATGAACAGCAGGCTGCTGGTGAACAGCAGGCTGGTGCCGAGCAGCGCCAGGGCGCGCAATATCTGGAACAGCGGACGCTTGGTACGCAGCACCCGCAGGCCGGACGACGGCATGAAAATGCAGCTCATCAGCAGGGTATGCACCAGGTAGCGCGCCCAGACCACCAACATCACCGGGTAGAACCCGGACAGGTACTTGGAAAGGGTGTCGTGACTGGCGAACAGAAAGGTCGCCAGGAGAATGAAGCTGATTCCCTTGAGAGGATGGTTGACGCCGGACAATGGCGTGCTGGTCGTGCTCATCGGTCTTCCTTAGGCAGGCATGAAACGGCAGCAGATGAAAAAAGCGGCGGGCCTGAACATTGGATGCAGCCCCCGTCGGACAAGCGTCTCAGCCCGCAGGCGCGGCGTCTCGCCCATTATGTTCTAACCAGTTAATTAACGTGCGATAATCGCCCAAAACCGTTTTCGATCAATTGCAGGCCAGACCCATGCCCCGCAGTATTTCCCCGAGTGACACCCTTCGCGACTCACTTCACCTATAACTACAAAAAAGGCTCAAGCCAATGCGCTTTCTCCAACCCCGCAAAACCCAGGGCAGCCTCTGCGCGCTGTTCGCCGCCACCACCCTGTTTCCACTGGCCAGCCAGGCCGCCGGCTTCGTCGACGACGCCAAGGTCGGTCTGAACCTACGCAACTTCTTCTTCAACCGCAACTTCGTCGACCCGGCCAACGCCCAGAATGGCGCCCAGGAATGGACCCAGAGTTTCATCCTCGATGCGCGCTCCGGGTTCACCCAGGGCACGGTCGGCTTCGGTGTCGATGTCCTGGGCATGTACTCGCTCAAGCTCGACGGCGGCAAGGGGTCGGGCGGCACCCAGCTGCTGCCGATCCACGACGATGGCCGTCCGGCCGACGACTTCGGGCGCCTGGCCGTCGCCGGCAAGATGCGTTTTTCCAAGACCGAATTGAAAGTCGGTGAATGGATGCCGGTGCTGCCGATCCTGCGCTCCGACGATGGCCGCTCGCTGCCCCAGACCTTCCAGGGCGCGCAGATCACCTCCCGGGAAATCGACGGCGTGACCCTGTACGGCGGCCAGTTCCGCGACAACAGCCCGCGCAACGATGCCAGCATGCAGGCGATGTTCATGAACGGCCGGGCCGGCTTCACCTCCGACCGCTTCAACTTCGCCGGGGGCGAATACACCTTCAACGAAA
The Pseudomonas sp. DTU_2021_1001937_2_SI_NGA_ILE_001 DNA segment above includes these coding regions:
- the quiC gene encoding 3-dehydroshikimate dehydratase QuiC translates to MQRSIATVCLSGTLPEKLEAIAAAGFDGVEIFENDLLYYDGSPRNVRQMCADLGLAITLFQPFRDFEGCRRDRLQRNLDRAERKFDLMQELGTDLVLVCSNVAADSLGERSVLLDDLHLLAERADARRLRIGYEALAWGRHVNTWQQVWDLVQAVDHPALGVLLDSFHTLSLKGDPSAIAQIPGDKIFFVQMADAPLLAMDVLEWSRHFRCFPGQGEFDLAGFLAPILRSGYTGPLSLEVFNDGFRAAPTRANAADGFRSLLYLEEKTRQLLAEQDAAVEPQLLFNPPPASPLDGIEFLEFAVDEDHSARLQGWLERLGFARLGKHRSKAVKLMGQGDIRIVLNAEPYSFAHGFFEAHGPSLCATALRVADAPQALERARAFKGQPYRGLVGPNEREVPAVRAPDGSLIYLVDRAEPGQSIYDSDFVIDSAALPQGSLQRIDHMAMALPADSLDSWVLFYKGLLDFEADDEVVLPDPYGLVKSRALRSRCSSVRLPLNISENRNTAISHALSTYRGSGVHHIAFSCEDIFAEVRRAKEAGVPLLEIPLNYYDDLAARLDFDDEFLSELAYYNVLYDRDSQGGELFHVYTEAFDGRFFFEIIQRKNGYAGYGAANVPVRLAAMAKARSGAAPKARL
- a CDS encoding TetR/AcrR family transcriptional regulator, producing MNTMTDSAAPPADTLRKSRKNNPEKTREDILQAAVAEFVARGLSGARVDAIAERTRTSKRMIYYYFGSKEELYVQVLEKLYGDIRTTEGHLHLDDLEPHAAIRRLVEFTFDHHDRNVDFVRIVCNENILNGENVKQSEAIHAQSLNIIRTLDAILRRGEASGVFREGVDAVDLHMLMTSFCFHRVSNRHTLGAIFKIELADEQIKQRHKTMICDSVLRYLQR
- a CDS encoding MFS transporter; the protein is MLNTQTNPLASAARAGIGDKIRGAMAVGKTRWGMLALVFLATTLNYIDRAALGVMQPILAKEMSWTTMDYANINFWFQVGYAVGFLLQGRFIDKVGVKRAFFLAVLLWSVATGAHGLATSAVGFMVCRFILGLTEAANYPACVKTTRLWFPAGERAVATGIFNAGTNVGAMITPALLPIILSVWGWQAAFLAMGFLGLFWVVAWRLKYYNPEEHPTVSKAELDYINQAKEPEPVKVPFSHILKMRGTWAFALAYSITAPVFWFYLYWLPPFLNQQYSLGISVTQMGIPLILIWLTADFGSIGGGVLSSWLIGRGMKPSKARLVSMLTFALTICSVVFAANASGLWVAVLAIALAVGAHQAWTANIWSLVMDYTPKHLMSTVFGFGGMCAAIGGMFMTQIVGAVLTATNNNYSILFMLIPSMYFIALTWMYFMAPREVPDLKD
- a CDS encoding DMT family transporter — encoded protein: MSTTSTPLSGVNHPLKGISFILLATFLFASHDTLSKYLSGFYPVMLVVWARYLVHTLLMSCIFMPSSGLRVLRTKRPLFQILRALALLGTSLLFTSSLLFIPQAEATAVNFLAPLLVTALSVPLLREQVTRGQWIAVIVGFSGVLIIIHPGGELFTPAILLPLSSALCFALYQLLTRLVSPYDSPTTSNFFAGLFNTLVMSALVPFFWVTPELKHWPFLLALGGCGMAAHLLLTQAFRYAAPAMLAPFSYCQIVFAGLLGWLVFSHMPPLDAQVGIAIICLSGLAAAWQQRKR
- a CDS encoding OprD family porin; this translates as MRFLQPRKTQGSLCALFAATTLFPLASQAAGFVDDAKVGLNLRNFFFNRNFVDPANAQNGAQEWTQSFILDARSGFTQGTVGFGVDVLGMYSLKLDGGKGSGGTQLLPIHDDGRPADDFGRLAVAGKMRFSKTELKVGEWMPVLPILRSDDGRSLPQTFQGAQITSREIDGVTLYGGQFRDNSPRNDASMQAMFMNGRAGFTSDRFNFAGGEYTFNEKRTQVGAWYAQLEDIYHQQYYNLVHSQPLGDWTLGANLGYFIGKDDGQSLAGSLDNKTWSAMLSARYGFSTFYVGLQKVSGDSLWMRVNGTSGGTLANDSYNSSFDNAKEHSWQVRNDLDFGALGVPGLTLMNRYIKGDNVHTGAITDGKEWARETELAYVFQQGSLKNLSVKWRNSTMRRDFSTNQFDENRVIISYPLSIL